Proteins from one Palaemon carinicauda isolate YSFRI2023 chromosome 26, ASM3689809v2, whole genome shotgun sequence genomic window:
- the LOC137620087 gene encoding uncharacterized protein: MGGLDNSGRVFLRSQAKTYIKGTHCVLCCSGVESGELSCARTFSMHEKLQNIAMGDFELMARLESARDAIAGDVLYHSLCLRNRAHVTVCSEESSISQASHNAIFNQLKLEIQWRTRRGQAVLVSECWSRFQDLCNEQSLVVPYYYESRRAFFKYKLTKLLPDITIIPRQGTELEDDLLISSSLSQVDVCEILNTGSIDEHALKLPAYNENEMVQMVYVALYLRNLILQHTPNKKAELTEENAYASVPEGLYVFMAIMYGGSEILDVDDGDDTREVEQKNADKLRKGILDICQDLTYGVSNGKIIPPKQYSLGLAAHQISGRNKRLVNLLHNAGQTISYKQCLQADTALSEISLKNIDPETGAVPPLNLVLGRPIQFGTDNIDCLKESAIAGHNAGYHGTQQVSFQPGPTHEQSISDIAFSKYTIDVPDVVHKVIELNKTVVKEPPFHLSESDVNSLFDMETMNSGNRSFREAKAKDLVFNVVRSAIDIHKKKTSNWTEFNKELHKSDKRPATIVGLMPLLNAKADDHDTINTCIERAKVIADKVGDDHVWFVADQAIYAPAQETIWTRGDSNVHFRLGGLHSSNIYMGTIGDHIADSELPQLWVEAGILTEGDVDKILHGRDYKAGLRTHKITWQAAWRILMPQFLEFLNKSHLDIYDDINTTSKAEDPVQPLLTRINTSEFFDVLEEFLAMKKQDKNFCFFWTYMDMVQVLLAFTRAQRLDDFKLHLNSFTRMVASFMRYDHQKYAKWGSIYIAEMKCLPSAVLTRFETDGYGVQWRDEASFTSVDVDHATEWVNAAAKTSGGLSTITQIASATLKWMLSFHARSTITTNACDYYNVSQNENDLTPSELKLEARYKDKLVEQMLKYNLFEGRNPDKLTTIINKDVAPSHIEESLLESESKGQEEQQVLPNFLNHLLLQVTANESIYCYMASTVVTCSPSICKASGGSQPGTVSLSCLQETPLLWLGPIGGKESSPGISIRSSLDKALISYFERLSFQHENKLIGE, encoded by the exons atgggtggtttggataattctggaagagtattccttagaagtcaggcCAAAACTTACATAAAGGGCACTCACTGTGTGTTATGTTGTTCTGGGGTAGAAAGTGGTGAGCTGTCATGTGCCAGAACATTCAGTATGCACGAAAAGTTACAAAACATTGCTATGGGTGATTTTGAACTTATGGCAAGATTGGAATCTGCTCGGGATGCTATAGCTGGTGATGTCCTTTATCACTCACTATGTTTACGTAATCGAGCTCATGTAACAGTATGCAGTGAGGAAAGTAGCATAAGCCAAGCTTCTCATAACGCTATATTCAATCAACTGAAACTGGAAATTCAATGGCGCACGCGTCGGGGTCAAGCAGTTTTAGTATCTGAATGCTGGAGTCGATTTCAAGACCTATGTAATGAACAGTCTTTGGTGGTACCTTATTATTATGAATCAAGACGTGCATTCTttaagtacaaacttacaaaactCTTGCCTGATATAACTATTATTCCTCGCCAAGGTACAGAACTTGAAGATGATCTCCTTATCTCTTCTTCGTTATCCCAGGTAGATGTCTGTGAAATTTTGAACACTGGTTCTATTGATGAACATGCTTTGAAACTAcctgcatataatgaaaatgaaatggtcCAGATGGTTTATGTTGCACtatatttaaggaatttgatactacAGCATACTCCAAATAAGAAAGCCGAACTTACAGAGGAGAATGCATATGCATCAGTACCTGAAGGTCTGTATGTATTCATGGCCATAATGTATGGTGGCTCAGAAATACTGGATGTAGATGATGGAGATGATACCCGAGAAGTTGAGCAGAAAAATGCTGACAAGCTAAGAAAAGGGATTTTAGATATTTGTCAGGACTTGACTTACGGAGTCAGTAATGGCAAAATCATTCCCCCAAAACAGTATTCACTCGGTCTAGCAGCTCACCAGATCTCAGGGAGGAATAAACGACTTGTCAATCTCCTCCACAATGCAGGACAGACTATTTCATACAAACAGTGTCTGCAAGCTGACACCGCATTATCCGAGATATCTCTCAAGAATATAGATCCGGAGACTGGTGCAGTTCCTCCTCTCAATTTGGTACTAGGGCGACCCATACAATTTGGTACGGACAATATTGACTGTCTAAAAGAATCTGCAATTGCAGGACACAATGCTGGTTATCATGGCACTCAGCAGGTCAGTTTCCAACCAGGCCCAACTCATGAACAATCTATCTCCGACATAGCTTTTTCTAAATACACAATTGATGTACCTGATGTGGTGCATAAGGTGATTGAGCTTAACAAAACTGTTGTAAAGGAACCACCCTTCCATCTATCAGAAAGCGACGTTAACAGTCTATTTGATATGGAAACCATGAACAGCGGGAATAGATCATTCAGAGAAGCCAAAGCCAAAGACTTAGTATTTAATGTGGTTAGATCAGCAATAGACATACACAAGAAAAAAACCTCAAACTGGACAGAGTTCAACAAGGAACTACATAAGAGTGACAAGCGCCCTGCTACCATTGTTGGACTGATGCCACTTCTTAATGCCAAGGCAGACGACCATGATACCATTAACACATGTATAGAGCGAGCTAAGGTCATTGCAGATAAAGTTGGTGATGACCATGTGTGGTTTGTTGcagatcaggctatttatgccccAGCACAGGAGACCATATGGACTCGAGGAGACAGTAATGTGCATTTCCGTTTAGGAGGACTCCACTCTTCTAATATATACATGGGAACGATAGGGGATCATATTGCTGATTCAGAACTTCCACAGTTGTGGGTCGAGGCAGGCATTCTAACTGAAGGGGATGTAGATAAGATACTTCATGGCCGTGATTACAAAGCCGGTCTGAGAACGCATAAGATAACATGGCAGGCTGCTTGGAGAATATTGATGCCTCAATTCTTAGAGTTTTTAAATAAGTCTCATCTTGATATCTATGATGACATAAACACCACATCAAAAGCTGAAGATCCAGTACAACCGCTCCTCACACGTATCAACACATCAGAGTTCTTTGATGTCCTAGAAGAATTTCTGGCTATGAAGAAGCAGGACAAGAACTTTTGCTTCTTCTGGACCTACATGGATATGGTACAAGTTCTGCTTGCCTTCACACGTGCTCAGCGATTGGACGACTTTAAGCTACATCTCAACTCCTTCACGAGAATGGTTGCATCCTTTATGCG CTACGATCACCAAAAATATGCTAAATGGGGTAGCATATACATTGCAGAGATGAAGTGTTTGCCTTCTGCTGTTCTGACTCGTTTTGAGACTGATGGGTACGGGGTTCAGTGGAGGGATGAGGCATCTTTCACATCTGTGGACGTAGATCATGCAACTGAATGGGTGAATGCTGCTGCAAAAACATCAGGTGGACTTTCTACCATCACACAGATTGCCAGTGCTACACTTAA gTGGATGTTGTCATTTCATGCAAGGTCGACTATCACTACCAATGCATGTGACTACTATAATGTCAGCCAGAATGAAAATGACTTGACACCAAGTGAACTGAAGCTTGAAGCTAGGTATAAAGACAAGCTGGTTGAACAGATGCTTAAGTATAACTTGTTTGAAGGACGTAACCCAGATAAGCTAACAACAATCATCAATAAAGATGTAGCTCCTTCCCACATTGAAGAGTCATTATTAGAAAGTGAATCTAAAGGCCAGGAAGAG CAGCAAGTTTTACCAAACTTCCTGAACCATCTACTACTCCAAGttaccgctaatgagtcaatatattGTTATATGgccagtacagtggtaacatgttcaccTAGCATTTGCAAGGCATCAGGTGgatcccagcctgggactgtgagtttaagctgtttacaggagacaccactgctgtggctgggcccCATCGGGGGAAAGGAGAGTTCTcccggta